A single region of the Oncorhynchus keta strain PuntledgeMale-10-30-2019 chromosome 4, Oket_V2, whole genome shotgun sequence genome encodes:
- the LOC118382554 gene encoding carboxypeptidase A6-like, with protein sequence MAVDFRCAVHGSVFWGFVVILSNVLCPIDAYLYNNRYAGDQVFRITPSNEGEVQELKKLLGNIKVDLWQPNSASLIRHNATVDVHVRRNNTRGLRSRLQKEHIDFKVFISNLQKEIEKQTGYRSSRKRRSESRYDYEVYHSLEEIQSWMFEINRTHPHLVDMFSIGRSYEGRPLYVLQLGKRTRSYKKAVWIDCGVHAREWIGPAFCQWFVKEALHSYQHDSVMRRLMNQLNFYIMPVFNVDGYIFSWTTDRFWRKTRSKNVKYHCRGVDANRNWKVKWCEEGASSHPCDDTYCGPFPESEPEVKAVAKFLRKHKKRVKAYVSIHAYAQMLLYPYSYKYATIPNFNCVESAAHNAVTALYSAYGVRYRYGPASTTLYVSSGSSMDWAYRNGIPYAFAFELRDTGYFGFLLPEALINPTCTETMRAVKTISSGLLKKCETGMYQLDRERYPYL encoded by the exons TGATCAAGTCTTCAGGATAACTCCCAGCAACGAGGGGGAGGTTCAGGAGCTCAAGAAACTCCTGGGAAACATCAAG gtGGACCTGTGGCAGCCCAACAGTGCCTCTCTGATCCGACACAACGCCACCGTGGACGTGCATGTGAGACGGAACAACACACGAGGGCTTCGTTCACGCCTCCAGAAGGAACACATAGATTTTAA ggtgTTCATATCTAACCTTCAGAAGGAAATTGAAAAGCAGACTGGATATCGCTCTTCCCGCAAGAGGAGGTCTGAATCCCGATATGACTATGAGGTGTACCACTCTCTGGAGGAG ATCCAGAGTTGGATGTTTGAGATCAACAGGACCCATCCTCACCTGGTGGACATGTTCTCTATAGGGAGGTCATATGAAGGCAGGCCCCTTTATGTGCTTCAG ctAGGAAAGAGAACACGGTCCTATAAGAAGGCAGTGTGGATAGACTGTGGGGTCCATGCAAGGGAGTGGATTGGACCAGCCTTCTGCCAGTGGTTTGTCAAAGAG GCTCTGCATTCCTACCAGCATGACTCTGTGATGAGACGACTGATGAACCAACTCAACTTCTACATCATGCCTGTCTTCAACGTGGATGGATACATCTTCAGCTGGACTACG GATCGTTTCTGGAGGAAAACCCGGTCCAAAAACGTCAAGTATCACTGCAGAGGTGTTGACGCCAACAGGAACTGGAAAGTCAAGTGGTGTG AGGAGGGTGCATCCTCTCACCCCTGTGATGACACGTACTGCGGACCCTTCCCTGAGTCCGAGCCAGAGGTCAAGGCAGTGGCCAAGTTCCTGCGGAAGCACAAGAAGCGTGTCAAGGCCTACGTCTCCATCCACGCCTACGCTCAAATGTTGCTCTACCCCTACTCTTATAAATACGCCACCATCCCTAACTTCAACTGTGTG GAGTCAGCTGCACACAATGCAGTGACTGCCCTGTACTCTGCCTACGGAGTGAGGTACAGATATGGACCCGCCTCCACCACGCTGT ATGTCAGCTCAGGCAGCTCCATGGACTGGGCCTATAGGAACGGGATCCCTTATGCCTTTGCCTTTGAACTGCGGGACACAGGCTACTTTGGCTTCCTGTTACCTGAAGCTCTGATTAACCCCACCTGTACTGAGACCATGAGAGCAGTGAAGACCATCTCATCAGGCCTACTAAAGAAGTGTGAGACAGGGATGTATCAGCTGGACAGGGAGAGATATCCATATCTCTGA